TCGCGCAGGTCCCGCAGCGCCTCGGTGAGGTTCTCCCGGGCGCTGCTGCGGCCGAACGCGTCCACCGCGGCCCGGTCGGTCCAGTCGCTGGTGATGAGGAACGTGCGCGGGTCGTCGGCGTCCCGGATCAGCTCCTGCTGCCGGTTGCCCGGCACCCGGCTGATCTCGGCGGCGGCCCGGCGCCAGGCCGCCTCGAACTCCGCCTCGCAGCCCTCCCGGGTGCGCATCCGCAGGATCGTGCGGATGCCCGCCGCGGGCTCGGTCACGCCGCCTCCTCTGCCCGGTGGCGGCGCAGCACGAGGGCGCTGTTGAAGCCCCCGAAGCCCCGGGCGAGGACGACCACGACGTCGAGGTCGGCCTCCCGCGTCTCGCGCACCAGGTCCAGCCCGTAGGACTCCACCGGCTCCTCGACGTTGCCGGTGGGCGGCACCAGCCCGTCGCGCATGGCCAGCAGCGCGGTGGCCACGTTGAGCGCCGACCCGCCGGCCATCAGCCGTCCGGTCCAGCTCGACGGCACCGTCACCGGCACGCCGCGCTCGCCGAACACCGCGGTGATCGCGGTGGCCTCCAGGGCGTCGAGCTCGGGGATGCCCGCGCCGTCGGCGATGACCATCCCGACCTCGTCGGGCGCCACGCCGGCGTCGGCCAGCGCCAGCCGGATGGCCCGCGTGTACTGGGTGGCGTCGGGGGCGGGGTCCTCGTGGTGGTGGGCGTCGTGGGTGGCGGCGTAGCCGACGACCTCGCCCCAGATCCGCTGTGCCCCGCGTCCGGCGGCGGCGTCGGCCTCCTCGAGCAGCAGGATCGCCCCGCCCTCGCCGATGACCTGGCCGTTGGCCCGCCGGTCGAAGGGCTTGTAGGCGTCCTCCGGGCGCGGCGCGGTGGACAGCCGCCCGCTGGTGACCTGGCACAGCAGCGCGTACGGCGTCACGCCGGCCTCGGTGCCGCCCACCAGCACCGCCGGCGTGCCGCGTCGGGCCACGCGCCGGGCCCAGCCGATGCTGTCCAGCCCGCCGGCGCCCTCGCTGACCACCACGCCGGAGGGGCCCTTGTAGCCGTCGCGGATCGACACCTGGCCGGTGCTGGCCGCGTAGAACCAGGCGATCGACTGGTAGGCGCCCACCGACCGCGGGCCCCTGGACCACAGCCGCTGGATCTCGTGCTGGCTGAACTCGTTGCCCCCGGAGCCGGCGGCCAGGAACA
This window of the Geodermatophilus sp. DSM 44513 genome carries:
- a CDS encoding antibiotic biosynthesis monooxygenase family protein, coding for MTEPAAGIRTILRMRTREGCEAEFEAAWRRAAAEISRVPGNRQQELIRDADDPRTFLITSDWTDRAAVDAFGRSSARENLTEALRDLREDAGRNTYEVLARIPGGQGPAEGAP
- a CDS encoding beta-ketoacyl synthase N-terminal-like domain-containing protein, producing MSDTTVISEEGVVTEVAGTARDTAPRGRTITAPRHGATRLLVTGIGVVAPTGIGVEEHWQALLRGELAVRPIEGFDAEQYGVTVAGQVRDFDAEQYIVPQLKVQTDRWSWMSLAAATLAAEDAGYIPPEEAYATSVFLAAGSGGNEFSQHEIQRLWSRGPRSVGAYQSIAWFYAASTGQVSIRDGYKGPSGVVVSEGAGGLDSIGWARRVARRGTPAVLVGGTEAGVTPYALLCQVTSGRLSTAPRPEDAYKPFDRRANGQVIGEGGAILLLEEADAAAGRGAQRIWGEVVGYAATHDAHHHEDPAPDATQYTRAIRLALADAGVAPDEVGMVIADGAGIPELDALEATAITAVFGERGVPVTVPSSWTGRLMAGGSALNVATALLAMRDGLVPPTGNVEEPVESYGLDLVRETREADLDVVVVLARGFGGFNSALVLRRHRAEEAA